A genomic stretch from Aminobacter aminovorans includes:
- a CDS encoding efflux RND transporter periplasmic adaptor subunit — MRIFKLGLNASLLALAVAGGYLLAQQGWGVGSTTAGAAPSAQVPQAMPVPVVGVVKKTIPIYLEYAARTEAIRNVTLRAKASGYLQAQPVSDGTDVKAGDLLYRIEASDYQAALDQAKAQIERDQASLEYLKSSLTRGNKLADNGYLAKDGFDQRRSAVRQAEAALAISRSALRTAEINLKNTEIRAPFAGRLGRNQAPEGTLVASAAGTPLNNLVQLAPIYITFNPGETELAEIQQAFANGTVETEVIIPGSDEKPRLGKLTFIDNAVERNTGTIAARATIDNLDLSLLPGQYVRIRLHIRELPNALMVPQAALGSSQFGKYVYVVGKDNLVEQRVVALGPTDGNLVTLTSGIKEGDKIISGNLQKIFPGAPVQPLDAGGG, encoded by the coding sequence ATGCGCATTTTCAAACTCGGTCTGAACGCCAGCCTTCTCGCTCTGGCTGTGGCGGGCGGCTACCTGCTTGCTCAACAGGGCTGGGGCGTCGGCAGCACGACTGCCGGTGCAGCCCCTTCGGCACAAGTGCCCCAGGCCATGCCGGTGCCGGTGGTCGGCGTGGTCAAGAAGACGATCCCCATCTATCTCGAATATGCCGCGCGCACCGAAGCCATCCGCAACGTGACTTTGCGCGCCAAGGCGTCAGGTTATCTGCAGGCACAGCCGGTATCCGACGGCACTGATGTCAAGGCAGGCGACCTGCTCTACAGGATCGAGGCCTCGGACTATCAGGCCGCGCTCGATCAGGCCAAGGCGCAGATCGAGCGTGACCAGGCTTCGCTCGAATACCTCAAGTCGAGCCTCACCCGCGGCAACAAGCTCGCCGACAACGGCTATCTCGCCAAGGACGGCTTCGACCAGCGCCGCAGCGCCGTGCGACAGGCCGAAGCTGCCCTTGCCATATCCCGTTCGGCCTTGCGGACGGCCGAGATCAATCTGAAGAACACCGAGATCCGTGCCCCCTTCGCCGGCCGCCTCGGCCGCAACCAGGCCCCCGAAGGCACGCTGGTCGCAAGCGCCGCCGGCACGCCGCTCAACAATCTCGTCCAGCTCGCGCCGATCTACATCACCTTCAACCCTGGCGAGACCGAGCTGGCCGAGATCCAGCAGGCCTTTGCCAATGGCACGGTTGAAACCGAAGTCATCATCCCCGGCAGCGACGAGAAGCCACGTTTGGGCAAGCTGACCTTCATCGACAATGCCGTCGAGCGCAACACCGGCACCATTGCCGCCCGCGCGACGATCGACAATCTCGACCTGTCGCTGCTGCCCGGCCAATATGTCCGCATCCGCCTGCACATCAGGGAGTTGCCCAACGCGCTGATGGTGCCGCAGGCGGCCCTCGGCTCCAGCCAGTTCGGCAAATATGTCTATGTCGTCGGCAAGGACAATCTCGTCGAACAACGCGTCGTCGCCCTGGGCCCCACCGACGGCAACCTGGTGACGCTGACGTCAGGCATCAAGGAAGGCGACAAGATCATCTCCGGCAACCTCCAGAAGATTTTTCCAGGCGCACCGGTTCAACCGCTCGATGCCGGCGGCGGGTGA
- the mcrC gene encoding 5-methylcytosine-specific restriction endonuclease system specificity protein McrC, translating into MLHAGNDAPLAPSSQLIGRIPVRNIWLLFLYAHNLAKFYGQHAAQVEESPDFPSLVARILCYAVERRLHRNLSRGYVQRRDALSRVRGRIDILETFSDDLLKKGMIACRFEELTFDTPRNRLVRAALDALANRINDGLLAHQCAWLAGDLGRHGVDGARPGRAELSADRIGRHDADDLLMVTLARIVFDLVLPTEDAGNSALTRVEKDVFLVRRLFEKAIGNFYAAELPALGWKVSQGKRLSWQIENATSGIAAIMPGMTSDIILEHSSQHRRIIIDTKFTSVFGASQHRAEILKSGYIYQLYTYIRSQEREEDPLSWTASGMFIHPSVESELDETVRIQGHDLRFSTIDLGLPSTEIVKRLRALVAECS; encoded by the coding sequence ATGCTCCATGCAGGGAATGACGCGCCACTGGCGCCATCTAGCCAGTTGATTGGCCGCATTCCAGTGCGCAACATTTGGCTGCTGTTTCTCTACGCCCATAACCTTGCAAAATTTTATGGCCAACATGCCGCACAGGTGGAGGAGTCCCCGGACTTCCCGTCGCTGGTGGCGCGTATCCTTTGCTATGCGGTGGAACGCCGCCTGCACCGAAATCTCAGCCGCGGCTACGTTCAGCGGCGTGATGCACTGTCGCGGGTACGCGGGCGTATCGACATCCTGGAAACCTTTTCTGATGATCTGCTCAAAAAGGGCATGATTGCCTGTCGGTTTGAGGAATTGACTTTCGACACGCCCCGCAACCGGCTCGTCAGGGCCGCTCTCGATGCCCTGGCGAACCGCATAAATGATGGGCTTCTTGCTCATCAATGTGCATGGCTTGCCGGTGATCTCGGGCGGCATGGAGTTGATGGCGCAAGGCCCGGTCGCGCAGAACTCAGCGCTGATCGGATCGGCAGACACGACGCCGATGACTTGCTCATGGTCACCCTCGCGCGCATAGTCTTCGACTTGGTATTGCCAACCGAGGACGCCGGCAACAGCGCACTCACTCGGGTCGAAAAGGATGTTTTCCTCGTTCGTCGATTGTTCGAGAAGGCAATTGGGAACTTCTACGCCGCTGAGCTACCGGCATTGGGGTGGAAGGTGTCGCAAGGGAAACGCCTGTCGTGGCAGATCGAAAACGCCACATCTGGTATTGCCGCAATAATGCCTGGCATGACCTCGGACATCATCCTCGAGCACTCCAGCCAACACCGGCGCATCATAATCGACACGAAGTTCACCTCAGTTTTCGGCGCCTCTCAACATCGAGCTGAGATCCTCAAGAGCGGCTACATCTATCAGCTCTACACCTACATCCGCAGCCAGGAGCGGGAAGAGGACCCGCTCTCGTGGACTGCTTCAGGGATGTTCATCCACCCGTCGGTCGAAAGCGAGTTGGACGAAACGGTTAGAATACAGGGGCACGATCTGCGGTTTTCAACTATCGATCTCGGACTGCCGAGCACCGAGATTGTGAAGCGGCTGCGCGCGCTCGTCGCCGAGTGCAGCTAA
- a CDS encoding GIY-YIG nuclease family protein, with product MPEKIDYLTDELLLTPDEKPKAARTPLLARAIEVIERINAFVDETGVEPVSEPGRIVRERMLANELAGLRASKADLDGLASYDTRHLVFGGATGVDPLDDPLLSDGLDIFEVRDELKPMARPDFVADRRPCSDFERFEPLFDSIRKAVDEGTRRPQPFRQERVELGEFFVLKGQLVHVADLRDEHRRNGKPDARLRVIFDNGTESNLLMSSLVRRLYEDKDARRIGSTNTGPLFEGARTGFVYVLRSRSDKPEVQGLLKVGTTSGAVEDRIAHAETQATFLFAPVDILVTFELVGHSAKEAEQLIHRALRTYHVALRVTGPDGRSFSATEWFKLTPELVEKAIEEALG from the coding sequence ATGCCTGAGAAGATCGACTATCTCACCGACGAACTTCTACTCACACCTGACGAAAAGCCTAAGGCAGCGCGAACGCCCCTCCTCGCCCGTGCCATCGAGGTAATCGAGCGCATCAACGCCTTTGTAGATGAGACGGGTGTCGAGCCGGTCTCTGAGCCAGGGCGCATTGTACGAGAACGCATGCTTGCCAATGAACTAGCCGGGCTGCGGGCTTCGAAAGCGGACTTGGACGGGCTCGCATCTTACGACACGCGTCACCTTGTATTCGGTGGGGCGACCGGCGTCGATCCTCTCGATGATCCGTTGCTTTCCGACGGCCTCGATATCTTCGAGGTGCGCGACGAACTGAAGCCGATGGCACGACCTGACTTCGTCGCCGACCGGCGCCCATGCTCGGATTTCGAACGTTTCGAGCCGCTGTTTGATAGCATACGCAAGGCTGTCGACGAAGGGACGCGCAGACCCCAGCCTTTTCGGCAGGAGCGCGTCGAGCTGGGCGAGTTCTTCGTTCTCAAGGGGCAGCTCGTCCATGTTGCGGACCTTCGCGACGAGCATCGGCGCAACGGCAAGCCGGACGCTCGCCTGCGCGTCATTTTCGATAACGGAACAGAATCGAACCTGCTCATGTCATCGCTTGTGCGGCGGCTCTACGAAGATAAGGATGCGCGACGCATCGGTAGCACAAATACCGGTCCACTGTTCGAGGGCGCGCGGACTGGCTTCGTTTACGTGCTGCGTTCCCGATCGGACAAACCCGAAGTTCAGGGGCTGCTGAAGGTGGGTACCACATCGGGAGCAGTTGAGGATCGCATCGCGCATGCTGAAACGCAGGCCACGTTCTTGTTTGCACCGGTGGACATTCTGGTAACGTTCGAATTGGTGGGGCACTCGGCGAAGGAAGCTGAACAGCTTATCCACCGGGCGCTTCGAACGTATCACGTCGCTCTGAGGGTGACGGGCCCAGACGGACGATCCTTCAGTGCAACAGAATGGTTCAAATTGACGCCAGAGCTGGTGGAAAAGGCCATAGAAGAAGCGCTCGGTTAG
- a CDS encoding DEAD/DEAH box helicase, with protein MSEAGNKAGENGLGSITLNYDGTGASKTTNHLGMRAMQARVWDKRDAQHLLVKSPPASGKSRAAMFVGLEKLRTAAVDRVVIAVPERSIGASFRDTGLAGGGFHSDWRLDLDLCTIGSETGRKVEELIGFLRGESGGQTALCTHSTLRAAYAKTDDVTLFDRALVCVDELHHASSDENSRLGNLLRGLVDRAGEAGPDAAHILAMTGSYFRGDGTAVLHPQDEARFEKVIYTYYEQLNGYEYLKTLRINFRFYQGKYLDAIGDALDPHMKTIVHIPHVGSAEGSGVNKMFAVDAIVDAIGDRLGKTPNTSVDSATGFVHLTAGGYTLKIANLVDDSADREKVLASLRAVKERDDIDIIIALGMAKEGFDWVWCEHVLTVGYRGSLTEVVQIIGRATRDAPGKRQAQFTNLVSAPFAKDEAVSRAVNDMLKAISVSLLMEQVMAPVFKFRTHKGADQFDGSPSDVSKLEQVTNAGEIEIVGMPEIDEKAVEAIENDFNDLFADVQNDPRTLTVMINPDDHHTDVMYDLVVTDVIKKRYPSFSDDQVRDTVGLFGVRAGLGREVAKDPSIIQTPGMSEGEQSLFAGPDNGTDENAPRASSSGDRFVQQAKRFINVRELQVDLLSGRRDFDDAYELLSKELSEELLARLHGEVRALKVSMTQDEAEKLYPRIKEFIQREGREPNLNSPNGREVRLAEALAFMRKLSREKRAAMVGADVGQIDA; from the coding sequence ATGAGCGAGGCGGGGAACAAGGCGGGCGAGAACGGTCTCGGCTCCATCACGCTCAATTATGATGGTACGGGCGCATCCAAGACGACAAACCATCTCGGCATGCGTGCCATGCAGGCCCGGGTATGGGACAAGCGGGACGCGCAGCATCTATTGGTGAAGTCGCCACCTGCCTCAGGCAAGTCGCGTGCGGCAATGTTCGTGGGGTTGGAGAAGCTGCGCACCGCAGCGGTCGACCGCGTGGTAATCGCGGTGCCCGAGCGATCCATCGGCGCCTCATTCCGAGACACAGGCCTTGCGGGAGGTGGTTTTCACTCGGACTGGCGACTTGACCTCGATCTCTGCACCATAGGCTCCGAGACGGGCCGTAAGGTGGAGGAGTTGATCGGGTTCCTGCGCGGCGAGAGCGGCGGGCAAACTGCGCTGTGCACCCACTCTACCCTGCGCGCCGCCTATGCCAAGACCGACGACGTGACCTTGTTTGACCGTGCGCTCGTCTGTGTGGACGAACTGCACCACGCTTCCTCGGACGAGAACAGTAGGCTCGGCAACCTGCTACGCGGTTTAGTCGACCGTGCCGGCGAGGCCGGGCCTGACGCTGCGCATATCCTCGCCATGACTGGGTCGTACTTCCGTGGTGACGGCACAGCAGTGCTCCATCCGCAGGACGAGGCCCGTTTCGAGAAGGTAATCTACACCTACTACGAACAACTCAATGGCTATGAGTACCTGAAGACTTTGCGGATCAACTTCCGCTTCTACCAGGGCAAATACCTAGATGCGATTGGCGATGCCCTCGACCCGCACATGAAGACGATCGTGCATATCCCTCATGTTGGCTCAGCCGAGGGCAGCGGGGTCAACAAAATGTTCGCGGTGGACGCTATCGTGGATGCGATTGGCGATCGCTTGGGCAAGACACCCAATACCAGTGTCGACTCCGCGACCGGCTTTGTGCATCTCACGGCCGGCGGCTATACACTGAAGATCGCGAACCTCGTGGACGACAGCGCCGATCGAGAGAAGGTGCTGGCGAGCCTTCGCGCGGTAAAAGAACGCGACGACATCGACATCATCATCGCGCTCGGCATGGCCAAGGAGGGCTTCGACTGGGTGTGGTGCGAGCACGTGCTCACGGTCGGATACCGAGGCTCGCTGACCGAAGTGGTACAGATCATCGGTCGAGCGACGCGGGATGCACCCGGAAAGAGGCAGGCGCAGTTCACCAACCTAGTTTCCGCCCCCTTCGCAAAGGACGAGGCAGTCAGCCGCGCCGTCAACGATATGCTCAAAGCCATATCGGTATCGCTGCTGATGGAGCAGGTAATGGCGCCGGTCTTCAAGTTTCGCACGCACAAAGGTGCGGACCAATTCGACGGCTCGCCCAGCGACGTGTCGAAGCTGGAGCAGGTGACAAATGCGGGCGAGATCGAAATCGTCGGCATGCCGGAAATAGACGAGAAGGCCGTCGAGGCGATCGAAAACGACTTCAATGACCTGTTTGCAGATGTGCAGAATGACCCACGCACGTTGACGGTCATGATCAACCCCGACGATCACCACACGGACGTGATGTACGACCTTGTGGTCACGGACGTTATCAAGAAACGGTATCCAAGCTTCTCAGATGATCAGGTCCGTGACACGGTGGGCCTCTTCGGCGTGCGCGCCGGACTGGGCCGCGAAGTCGCTAAGGACCCGAGCATTATCCAGACGCCCGGCATGTCCGAGGGAGAGCAGTCTCTCTTTGCCGGGCCAGACAATGGCACTGACGAGAATGCCCCGAGGGCATCGAGCTCCGGCGACAGGTTTGTGCAGCAAGCCAAGCGGTTCATAAACGTGCGGGAATTGCAGGTTGATTTACTCAGCGGTCGGCGCGACTTTGATGATGCTTACGAGCTGCTGTCCAAGGAACTCTCTGAGGAGTTGCTCGCGCGCCTTCACGGTGAGGTTCGTGCGTTGAAGGTAAGCATGACGCAGGATGAGGCTGAAAAGCTCTATCCCCGCATCAAGGAATTCATCCAGCGCGAGGGTCGCGAACCCAACCTGAATTCTCCCAATGGTCGCGAAGTCAGGCTGGCAGAAGCGCTGGCCTTCATGCGCAAACTTTCGCGGGAGAAACGTGCTGCCATGGTGGGCGCGGACGTAGGACAGATCGATGCCTGA
- a CDS encoding AAA family ATPase, with the protein MNLNIGKTYEAIRAAAKQKRFLTYGEVAAASGVEWNKARRPIPQHLDQLVKISHEHGWPLLSAIVVNKENVETGELAGESLAGFLAAVDKIGIAVEDAKTFLKQQQQAVFAWAETAPEKLSDLTVASPNGSAGPRFVHYFNPVLDALRMLGGSAPPEGVYDWIRGQVHVPVEELEGVNKGGQSKFHNKVAWARFYLAKAGLIDPSKRGVWALTPEGINTILSHADALQIFRSIQSQFKTSANEEEEAPDLISTEELFADPGRRFWFVGAAWGGTDDQTPRFLSDGIWQNGFHNKFADEVKSMKPGDKIAIKAAFVRKNNLPFDNLGKSVSCMRIKAIGTITENAGDGKTVRVDWDALDPPRDWFFYTYRVTLVEADRNDELARKLIAFTFAGRKQDYDFWINEVPYFTKKYGPIARPASDEDVLADDESETEEEAAAPSYTIENIIEDGCFLAAEQLADILGRIQSKKNLVLQGPPGTGKTWLAKRLAYAMIGSKDPKVTRDRLRVVQFHPSLSYEDFVRGWRPSAAGKLELIDGLFLEIVEAAKAEPDRPFVLVIEEINRGNPAQIFGEILTLLEDTKRSRDESMELAYRREPGERMFVPKNLHVIGTMNIADRSLALVDLALRRRFAFVTLEPMLNDLWRAWCGERSGMPADAITLVKQRIDELNDEIESDRSLGPQYRVGHSYVTPPAGLMAEKAESWFSDLVRTEIVPLLEEYWFDAPDKVKAAKQRLLAGF; encoded by the coding sequence ATGAATCTGAATATTGGCAAGACCTACGAAGCGATCCGCGCAGCCGCGAAGCAAAAGCGCTTCTTGACCTATGGTGAGGTGGCGGCCGCGAGCGGCGTCGAGTGGAACAAAGCGCGGCGCCCCATTCCTCAACACCTCGACCAGCTTGTGAAGATTTCGCACGAACACGGTTGGCCGCTCCTTTCGGCAATCGTCGTCAACAAAGAGAATGTTGAGACCGGGGAACTGGCCGGGGAGTCGCTTGCAGGCTTCCTCGCTGCTGTCGATAAGATCGGTATTGCTGTTGAGGACGCAAAGACCTTTCTGAAGCAGCAGCAACAGGCCGTGTTCGCTTGGGCGGAGACCGCGCCTGAGAAACTCTCCGATCTGACAGTTGCATCCCCAAACGGTTCGGCTGGGCCTCGCTTCGTGCATTATTTCAACCCGGTTCTAGATGCGCTCCGTATGCTTGGTGGATCAGCTCCACCAGAGGGCGTGTACGATTGGATTCGCGGTCAAGTCCACGTTCCCGTCGAAGAGCTGGAGGGGGTGAACAAGGGTGGCCAGTCCAAGTTCCATAACAAGGTCGCTTGGGCGCGCTTCTATCTGGCCAAAGCCGGACTAATTGATCCCTCCAAGCGCGGCGTGTGGGCTCTGACGCCCGAAGGGATCAATACGATCCTGAGCCATGCCGACGCGCTCCAGATATTCCGGAGCATCCAGAGCCAGTTCAAGACATCCGCAAATGAGGAAGAGGAAGCACCTGACTTGATCTCGACAGAGGAGCTGTTCGCCGATCCCGGTCGACGGTTCTGGTTCGTAGGCGCGGCCTGGGGTGGCACCGATGACCAGACGCCGCGTTTTCTGTCCGATGGCATCTGGCAGAATGGCTTCCACAACAAATTCGCGGACGAGGTCAAGAGCATGAAGCCAGGCGACAAGATCGCCATCAAGGCGGCCTTCGTCAGAAAGAATAATCTTCCTTTCGACAATCTCGGGAAGTCCGTATCTTGTATGAGGATCAAGGCAATCGGGACGATCACCGAAAATGCCGGAGACGGGAAGACCGTCAGGGTCGACTGGGACGCGCTTGATCCGCCCCGAGACTGGTTCTTCTACACCTACCGAGTGACCCTTGTTGAGGCGGATCGAAATGATGAGCTTGCCCGCAAGCTGATCGCCTTCACGTTCGCAGGACGAAAGCAGGACTACGATTTCTGGATTAACGAGGTCCCGTACTTCACAAAAAAATACGGGCCGATCGCGCGCCCTGCTAGCGACGAGGATGTGCTGGCAGACGATGAGTCCGAAACGGAGGAGGAAGCGGCGGCGCCCTCCTATACCATCGAAAATATCATCGAGGATGGCTGTTTCCTGGCGGCTGAGCAACTCGCGGACATCCTTGGTCGCATCCAAAGCAAAAAGAATCTCGTCCTGCAGGGACCTCCCGGTACTGGAAAAACCTGGCTGGCTAAACGTCTTGCCTATGCGATGATCGGATCGAAAGACCCCAAGGTCACACGAGACCGATTGCGAGTGGTCCAGTTTCACCCGTCTCTGTCGTACGAGGATTTTGTTCGGGGTTGGCGGCCGTCTGCCGCTGGTAAACTCGAGCTTATCGACGGCCTGTTTCTTGAGATTGTGGAGGCAGCAAAAGCCGAGCCCGATCGGCCATTCGTACTGGTGATCGAGGAGATAAACCGTGGAAACCCTGCCCAAATTTTCGGTGAAATCCTGACACTGCTTGAGGATACCAAGCGCAGCCGGGACGAGTCGATGGAGCTCGCCTATAGGCGCGAGCCCGGAGAGCGCATGTTTGTACCGAAAAATCTCCATGTCATTGGCACCATGAACATTGCAGACCGCTCTTTGGCGTTGGTCGATCTTGCTCTTCGTCGGAGGTTCGCATTCGTGACCCTCGAGCCGATGCTAAATGATCTTTGGCGCGCATGGTGCGGTGAAAGAAGCGGGATGCCTGCGGACGCGATAACACTCGTGAAGCAGCGTATCGATGAATTGAACGACGAGATCGAGAGCGACCGATCGCTAGGCCCGCAGTATCGGGTCGGTCATAGCTACGTCACGCCACCGGCCGGGCTTATGGCCGAGAAGGCTGAGAGTTGGTTTAGTGATTTGGTTCGCACCGAAATTGTACCACTTCTCGAGGAGTATTGGTTCGACGCTCCAGACAAGGTGAAGGCTGCAAAGCAGAGGCTGCTGGCGGGGTTCTGA
- a CDS encoding DNA methyltransferase, translating into MLTPGEIYSNLDDLAAKPPSGGEFGLALMEAVGAPRATITKLRDTAKDGAFLWARMLRFEATGPGGADAALDRMRAEAEASPKGRRPRILLAYDGERIAAYDTSPKFDEEPLRVGLDMLSLEGDVFFPLGGHERYVPKKERMADVRATRFISRFHDAVRDANLGWATEADRHALNIFMARILFCLFSDDVGIFDKDVFETAMRQSKVDGSDLAAFLESAFKYMDTPPEKRSSETRPWSKLKYVNGSLFEEDVPMPALDGRCRKLLLDCAGLNWKLINPDIFGSMLQAVVDVEKRGELGMHYTSPANIMKVLEPILLDPLHAELERAGANKGRLRDFLDRLGRIRVFDPACGSANFLILAYKELRTLETEALRRLAMPRLSGIALEQFFGIEIDDFACQAARLGLWIAKYQCDQQLELDLGQRTDFLPLQKAGVIVKGNAAEIDWLKVCPLDAGAETFVVGNPQFRGSSYWSPEQKADMARVFKGRVKNWGNLDYVTLWFAKARDYALAASAPFAFVTTNSIVQGVQVPELWPHLLKDLEIRFAHRSFKWSNLAAHNAGVTCVIIGMGPPVAAAKRLFDGDTVRDVDVIGPYLAPGTTVIVAKASKPLAPDLDAMVFGNKPTDGGNLIMDRNERDALLEVHASAARFVRRLYGSQELMKGIERYCLWVADDQVNEAKAIPELARRFEAVSRDRSKEDASDISKAFADRPHRFLQRAGAATSHTIMVPGAASEDRHWLPVDVKDASNVVSNLAFGIFDGDIWQAAVLSSRMHRLWLETVGGRLKEDPRYSNTLVWNTFPLPSLSERRKAELEEHWWAIDEARKEAGFGRSLGELYVPTKMPHALRRAHEELDETMEIIFGSRRYRSDADRIEHMLQLYERMAAGKEKSSSINEEVNV; encoded by the coding sequence ATGCTGACCCCGGGGGAAATATACTCCAATCTTGACGACCTCGCCGCGAAACCTCCATCAGGAGGCGAATTCGGTTTGGCGTTGATGGAGGCAGTAGGCGCGCCGCGTGCTACGATCACGAAACTGCGCGATACTGCAAAAGACGGGGCATTCTTGTGGGCACGAATGCTCCGCTTCGAAGCCACCGGACCGGGAGGAGCGGACGCGGCGCTGGATCGGATGCGTGCAGAGGCTGAGGCTTCGCCAAAAGGACGTCGTCCGCGCATACTCCTCGCCTATGACGGCGAGAGGATCGCTGCCTATGATACGAGCCCGAAATTCGACGAGGAGCCGCTGCGCGTTGGCCTCGATATGCTCTCGCTGGAGGGCGACGTTTTTTTCCCGCTTGGTGGGCACGAGAGATACGTTCCGAAAAAGGAGCGCATGGCCGACGTGCGGGCGACGCGCTTCATCTCGCGCTTCCATGACGCGGTGCGCGATGCCAATCTCGGCTGGGCGACGGAAGCGGATCGCCACGCGCTCAATATCTTCATGGCGCGTATTCTGTTTTGCCTGTTCTCGGACGATGTCGGCATCTTCGACAAGGACGTATTTGAGACCGCTATGCGGCAGTCGAAAGTGGACGGCAGTGACCTTGCCGCGTTTCTGGAGAGCGCCTTCAAGTACATGGACACACCGCCAGAGAAGCGATCGTCAGAGACGCGTCCTTGGTCCAAGCTGAAGTATGTAAACGGCTCCTTGTTCGAAGAAGACGTGCCAATGCCAGCGTTGGATGGGCGTTGCCGCAAGCTGCTGCTGGACTGTGCAGGGCTGAATTGGAAGCTCATCAATCCTGACATCTTCGGCTCCATGCTTCAGGCCGTCGTCGACGTGGAGAAGCGCGGCGAACTGGGAATGCACTACACCTCGCCTGCCAACATCATGAAGGTGCTGGAACCCATCTTGCTTGATCCGCTTCACGCAGAGCTAGAGCGAGCCGGAGCGAACAAGGGGCGCCTGCGCGATTTCCTCGATCGCCTCGGCCGCATCCGGGTGTTTGACCCAGCCTGCGGCTCTGCCAACTTCCTGATCCTTGCTTACAAGGAGCTGCGGACTCTGGAAACTGAAGCCTTGCGCCGCCTCGCCATGCCGCGCCTTTCGGGCATTGCGCTGGAGCAATTCTTCGGAATTGAGATCGACGACTTCGCGTGCCAGGCAGCACGATTAGGCTTGTGGATCGCAAAGTACCAGTGCGACCAGCAGCTGGAATTGGACCTGGGCCAGCGCACTGACTTCCTGCCGCTTCAGAAGGCTGGAGTGATTGTGAAGGGCAACGCGGCCGAGATCGATTGGCTAAAGGTTTGCCCCCTCGATGCAGGAGCAGAAACCTTTGTGGTAGGGAACCCGCAGTTCCGCGGCTCATCCTACTGGTCGCCCGAGCAGAAGGCCGACATGGCACGCGTGTTCAAGGGCAGGGTCAAGAACTGGGGCAATCTCGACTACGTGACGCTCTGGTTTGCGAAAGCGCGTGACTATGCTCTGGCCGCTAGCGCGCCCTTCGCCTTCGTGACGACCAACTCGATCGTGCAGGGCGTGCAGGTGCCTGAGCTTTGGCCCCACCTGCTGAAAGACCTCGAAATTCGTTTTGCCCATCGTTCATTCAAGTGGTCCAACCTCGCCGCCCACAATGCGGGCGTGACTTGCGTGATTATCGGGATGGGGCCGCCCGTCGCTGCCGCCAAGCGCCTTTTCGATGGCGACACTGTGCGCGATGTGGACGTAATAGGCCCCTACCTCGCGCCCGGCACTACTGTGATCGTGGCCAAGGCCAGCAAGCCGCTCGCACCGGACCTTGACGCCATGGTGTTTGGCAATAAGCCTACCGATGGCGGCAATCTGATTATGGATCGCAACGAACGCGACGCGCTACTGGAGGTGCACGCGAGTGCGGCGAGATTCGTGCGGCGGCTATACGGCTCTCAGGAGTTGATGAAGGGTATAGAGCGGTATTGTCTCTGGGTGGCGGATGACCAGGTCAATGAAGCCAAAGCTATCCCAGAGCTGGCGCGACGGTTCGAAGCTGTGTCTCGCGACCGCTCCAAGGAGGATGCTTCCGACATCTCCAAGGCGTTCGCGGACAGGCCTCATCGCTTCCTGCAACGAGCTGGCGCTGCGACGTCGCATACAATCATGGTACCGGGAGCAGCGAGCGAGGACCGTCATTGGCTTCCCGTAGACGTGAAGGACGCAAGCAATGTCGTTTCAAATCTTGCCTTTGGCATTTTCGACGGTGATATTTGGCAGGCTGCCGTTTTATCCTCGCGTATGCATCGACTTTGGCTGGAAACAGTGGGCGGACGTCTGAAAGAGGACCCACGTTACTCGAATACTCTCGTATGGAACACCTTCCCGCTGCCGTCCCTTTCAGAACGCCGAAAGGCGGAGTTGGAAGAGCACTGGTGGGCAATCGACGAGGCGCGTAAAGAAGCGGGTTTCGGCCGTTCCCTCGGTGAGCTTTACGTCCCCACCAAGATGCCACATGCACTGCGGCGCGCCCACGAAGAGTTGGACGAGACAATGGAGATCATCTTTGGCTCACGTCGGTACCGCTCGGATGCCGACCGGATCGAACACATGTTACAACTTTACGAGCGAATGGCTGCGGGGAAAGAGAAGTCGTCCAGCATCAACGAGGAGGTGAACGTATGA